In Tautonia marina, the DNA window TCCCGACGAACCCTTCGCACACAACCACGCGGGCGTCCCCTTCGTAGATGTCTCGCCCTTCGATATTGCCGTGGAAGCGATTCGCCATCTGACTGGCGCGGAAGAGGGCGGCGGTGGCTCGGGTCAGCTCGGTTCCCTTCGTCTCCTCGCTGCCGACGTTGAGCAGACCGATATGAGGCTTATCCACGCCAAGGATCTGCTCGGCATAGACGGCCCCCATGACACCGTATTGATACAGGTCTTCGGGCCGAGCGTTCATGTTCGCTCCCACGTCGACGATGACCACCGGCCCGTGGTGCGACGGGAATATCGCGGCGATCCCCGGTCGTCGGACGCCGGGCAAGAACATCTTGGCGTTGAACAGGGCCGAGGCGACCATCGCGCCGGTGCTCCCGGCCGAGACGATCCCGCCCACCTCTCCAGCAGCCATCAAGGCCCAGCTCTTGGAGATCGAATTGTCTCGCTTCTTGCGCAGGGCCTCGACCGGCTTTTCGTCCATGCCGATCACTTCCGAGGCATGAACAATCGGCAGGCGGTCGCGGGGAGCGTCGGGGTAGTGGGCCAGTTCCGCCGCCACCCGAGCCTCGTCGCCAACCAGGACCACGGTCAGGCCCGGCTCTCCCCGAACCGCCTCGACCGCTCCCTCAACGATCGGCCCGGGGGCCAGATCCCCCCCCATCGCATCCAGCACGATCCGCATCGGTGATCCACTCCAGCAAGGAAGCGACGTGACACGCTCCCGATCCGTCGGAAAAAATGCCCCGGCCGAAGCGATCGGCCCATTCACCCCATCCAGGCCTGTGGCTCCGCATCCGATCCGGACTCGTCCGGCTGTCCGGCTCGACGAGACCGGTCTCGCAATCCTCGACCGGGTCAGCCCAGCAACACGGGTCGAAACCGCTCCAGATGAGGTCGTCGAGGCATCGCAAAGAGCGACATCGTAGGACATCGGACGCAGCCATGTCAAGCACCGCCGCATTGCCCTAAGCCAAGACAATTTCAGCGGATCGGCCCGACTCCCCGGCAGCAATCTCGTTCGAATTCTCCCGGCCTGGCCACC includes these proteins:
- the plsX gene encoding phosphate acyltransferase PlsX, whose product is MRIVLDAMGGDLAPGPIVEGAVEAVRGEPGLTVVLVGDEARVAAELAHYPDAPRDRLPIVHASEVIGMDEKPVEALRKKRDNSISKSWALMAAGEVGGIVSAGSTGAMVASALFNAKMFLPGVRRPGIAAIFPSHHGPVVIVDVGANMNARPEDLYQYGVMGAVYAEQILGVDKPHIGLLNVGSEETKGTELTRATAALFRASQMANRFHGNIEGRDIYEGDARVVVCEGFVGNVLLKAGEGAVEFLFAELKQEIARLLPEIPEEAGGKIIASLRGLKRRYEYHEYGGGPLLGIRGSCIICHGSSDARAIKNALRVASTLATDQVNDQIIRELEAAPKIEEVTPPKAEGEAAQ